A window from Cryobacterium sp. PAMC25264 encodes these proteins:
- a CDS encoding MurR/RpiR family transcriptional regulator: MSWTGNDDATVTTRISTVRNSLQPSELSVVALILDDAEGVVEMTAQDLSDRAGVARSSVIRTCQKLGYRGFAQLRVALTRELAQTVVSERDYGESALGAIRADIDALAATLPRIASVLSEDAVERAVATIVGAGRLLALASGLSSPLALDVGMRLTAIGRPTEFVADPIGQQIAARQLSAADAVLIVSGSGASEASLKAARAARQTGAAVVVITSFATSPLVSLADISLVVAPAGGTFRHELEHTSRVPHVILLESLVDVVAARLGEHARSTRSAVLEILSDNLSE; this comes from the coding sequence GTGAGCTGGACCGGTAACGACGACGCCACCGTGACGACGCGCATCAGTACGGTGCGGAACTCCCTGCAGCCCAGTGAGCTCAGTGTGGTGGCGTTGATCCTGGACGACGCGGAGGGTGTGGTCGAGATGACCGCGCAGGATCTGTCCGACCGGGCCGGGGTGGCCAGGTCGAGTGTCATTCGCACCTGCCAGAAGCTGGGCTACCGCGGATTCGCCCAGCTACGAGTCGCCCTCACCCGGGAGCTCGCGCAGACCGTGGTGAGCGAACGCGACTACGGGGAATCGGCGCTGGGCGCCATCCGTGCCGACATTGACGCTCTGGCGGCAACGCTGCCGCGCATCGCAAGCGTGCTCAGTGAGGATGCGGTGGAGCGAGCCGTTGCCACCATCGTGGGGGCGGGGCGACTGTTGGCGTTGGCCAGCGGGCTGTCGTCGCCGCTCGCCCTGGATGTGGGCATGCGGCTGACCGCGATCGGCCGGCCCACCGAGTTCGTGGCCGACCCGATCGGGCAGCAGATCGCCGCCCGGCAGCTGAGCGCTGCGGATGCTGTGTTGATAGTCAGCGGCAGCGGGGCAAGCGAGGCCAGCCTCAAGGCCGCCCGCGCCGCGCGGCAGACCGGCGCTGCGGTGGTGGTCATCACCTCCTTCGCGACCTCACCGCTGGTGAGCCTGGCCGACATCAGCCTGGTGGTGGCCCCGGCGGGCGGCACCTTCAGGCACGAGCTCGAACACACCTCGCGGGTGCCTCACGTGATCCTGCTCGAATCCCTGGTCGACGTGGTCGCTGCTCGGCTCGGTGAGCATGCCCGCAGCACCCGCTCGGCGGTGCTTGAGATCCTCAGCGACAACCTCAGCGAGTAG
- the lhgO gene encoding L-2-hydroxyglutarate oxidase, translating into MRERTAIIGGGIVGIALARALALRGLEVTVFEKEDRLAAHQTGRNSGVVHAGLYYQRGTLKAQLCAAGRVSIRDYCAEKGLPYREVGKLVVAVDASELPALADIERRAHANGVPHLARLDGLDRLREIEPHVAGIAAVHSPHTAAVDYGAITEAMAEDVRGGGGTVLTGHEIVGMQISPDGVRVRAAVSARPADRGSPQTVDQVFGRVIVCAGLQSDLVARLVGADPSPKILPFRGEYWALDAARTDLVRGMIYPVPDPRFPFLGVHFTRGVYDNVHVGPNAVPALAREGYSWLTVSAKETWESLRWPGAAALAKQHWRMGIDEIAGSLVKPLYYRKARRFIPELRMRDLSSKTAAGVRAQAWGRDGTLLDDFAVDQVGPVTLLRNAPSPAATSSMAIAEHVLEHYILARTPE; encoded by the coding sequence ATGCGCGAGCGCACTGCGATCATCGGCGGCGGCATCGTGGGCATCGCCCTCGCCAGGGCCCTGGCGCTGCGCGGCCTCGAGGTTACGGTCTTCGAGAAGGAGGACCGGCTCGCCGCACACCAGACCGGGCGGAATTCCGGGGTGGTGCATGCCGGGCTGTACTACCAACGGGGCACGCTCAAGGCGCAACTGTGTGCCGCGGGACGCGTCAGCATCCGCGACTACTGCGCCGAGAAAGGCCTGCCCTACCGGGAGGTGGGCAAGCTTGTGGTCGCGGTCGACGCGTCTGAGTTGCCGGCGCTGGCCGATATCGAGCGGCGGGCGCACGCCAACGGGGTGCCCCACCTGGCGCGCCTGGATGGCCTGGACCGCCTCCGCGAGATCGAACCACACGTGGCGGGCATCGCCGCCGTGCACTCACCGCACACCGCGGCCGTGGACTACGGGGCTATCACCGAGGCGATGGCCGAGGATGTTCGCGGCGGTGGCGGCACGGTCCTCACCGGCCACGAGATCGTGGGAATGCAGATTTCCCCAGACGGTGTGAGGGTCCGAGCCGCCGTCTCCGCTCGCCCAGCCGACCGCGGCTCCCCTCAAACGGTCGACCAGGTCTTCGGCAGGGTCATCGTCTGCGCCGGGCTGCAGTCCGACCTCGTCGCCCGACTGGTCGGCGCCGACCCGTCGCCCAAGATCCTCCCGTTCCGCGGCGAATACTGGGCGCTGGATGCCGCCCGCACCGACCTCGTGCGCGGCATGATCTACCCCGTGCCCGACCCGCGCTTCCCGTTCCTCGGTGTGCACTTCACCCGCGGGGTCTACGACAACGTGCACGTGGGACCCAACGCGGTGCCGGCCCTGGCCCGGGAGGGCTATAGCTGGCTCACCGTCTCGGCCAAGGAGACCTGGGAGTCGCTGCGCTGGCCGGGTGCGGCAGCCCTCGCGAAACAGCACTGGCGCATGGGCATCGACGAGATCGCCGGCTCGCTGGTGAAACCGTTGTACTACCGCAAGGCCCGCCGGTTCATTCCCGAACTGCGGATGAGGGACCTCAGCAGCAAGACCGCCGCCGGCGTGCGCGCCCAGGCCTGGGGGCGCGACGGCACGTTGCTCGACGACTTCGCGGTCGACCAGGTGGGCCCGGTCACGCTCCTGCGGAACGCCCCGTCCCCGGCCGCCACCTCCTCGATGGCCATCGCCGAGCACGTGCTCGAGCACTACATCCTCGCCCGCACGCCCGAGTAG
- the phnD gene encoding phosphate/phosphite/phosphonate ABC transporter substrate-binding protein: MPKKALSFVAAASFAALALTGCATSSAADGTAAPAADPESLTLALVPSQDQAGLVDTAKPLTDMLTEALGIPVTGVVSKDYQAAVEAMGADQAQIGFLPSLQLWQASDMYGASVVLQTERNGNITYPAQFMTNNPDKYCDDAPVERDGMLFCNGADALAGPAGLDSIDKVTGAKVALLGPGSPAGYIYPVLALKNAGLDTDNDIEQIPVTTNDASVLAVYNGDAEVGFSFWDARTIVAKDKPDVGEKVVVFALTDEIPNDGVALTKSLSPELQDKITAALADYSNTEEGSAVLTSIYSITKLAPADPSTLTVVADAATKLGLQ; the protein is encoded by the coding sequence ATTCCCAAGAAAGCACTCTCCTTCGTCGCCGCGGCATCCTTCGCCGCCCTCGCCCTCACCGGCTGCGCCACCAGCTCGGCCGCGGACGGCACCGCCGCGCCGGCCGCAGATCCCGAGTCGCTGACCCTGGCCCTGGTTCCCTCGCAGGACCAGGCCGGCCTCGTCGACACCGCCAAGCCGCTCACCGACATGCTCACCGAGGCCCTGGGCATCCCCGTCACCGGTGTGGTCTCCAAGGACTACCAGGCCGCCGTCGAGGCCATGGGCGCCGACCAGGCCCAGATCGGCTTCCTCCCGTCGCTGCAGCTCTGGCAGGCCAGCGACATGTACGGTGCATCTGTCGTTCTGCAGACCGAACGCAACGGCAACATCACCTACCCGGCTCAGTTCATGACCAACAACCCCGACAAGTACTGCGACGACGCCCCGGTGGAGCGTGACGGCATGCTGTTCTGCAACGGCGCCGACGCCCTCGCTGGACCTGCCGGCCTGGACTCCATCGACAAGGTCACCGGCGCCAAGGTGGCACTGCTCGGCCCCGGCTCGCCCGCCGGCTACATCTACCCCGTGCTCGCACTGAAGAACGCGGGGCTCGACACCGACAACGACATCGAGCAGATCCCCGTCACCACCAACGACGCATCCGTGCTCGCCGTCTACAACGGCGACGCCGAGGTGGGCTTCAGCTTCTGGGATGCCCGCACCATCGTGGCCAAGGACAAGCCCGACGTGGGCGAGAAGGTCGTGGTGTTCGCGTTGACCGATGAGATCCCCAACGACGGTGTCGCCCTCACCAAGAGCCTCTCGCCCGAACTGCAGGACAAGATCACCGCGGCCCTCGCCGACTATTCCAACACCGAGGAAGGCTCTGCCGTGCTCACCTCGATCTACTCGATCACCAAGCTCGCGCCCGCCGACCCGTCGACGCTCACCGTCGTCGCCGACGCGGCCACGAAGCTGGGACTGCAGTAA
- a CDS encoding GNAT family N-acetyltransferase, whose translation MSAQRPDEHVLTGRFVCLERLSHAHLPELHRAIAHPAVFAGGYGGGPHGLPADLDEFVTFASKYYQWDALPYAVRVVSGPHAGDLVGTSTLGDIDLPNEALHLGWTAYAPQVWGTAVNAETKLLMLGAAFEHGFGRVKIQADVLNSRSRAAILGIGAQFEGINRRVQRRADGSWRDTAVYSVLADEWPVVQAGLQKRLEGFAGTSVEYTNPRAPRRRVTPA comes from the coding sequence GTGAGTGCCCAGCGGCCTGACGAGCACGTGCTCACGGGGCGCTTCGTGTGCCTGGAACGGCTCAGCCACGCGCACCTGCCGGAGCTGCATCGCGCCATTGCGCATCCGGCGGTCTTCGCCGGCGGCTACGGAGGCGGCCCGCACGGGCTGCCCGCCGACCTCGACGAGTTCGTGACATTCGCGTCGAAGTACTACCAGTGGGATGCGCTGCCCTACGCCGTGCGCGTCGTCTCCGGCCCGCATGCGGGCGACCTGGTGGGCACGTCCACCCTGGGCGACATCGACCTGCCCAATGAGGCGCTGCACCTGGGCTGGACCGCCTATGCCCCGCAGGTGTGGGGAACCGCGGTGAACGCCGAGACGAAGCTGCTGATGCTCGGCGCCGCGTTCGAGCACGGCTTCGGCCGGGTCAAGATCCAGGCCGACGTGCTCAACTCCCGATCCCGCGCCGCGATCCTCGGCATCGGCGCGCAATTCGAGGGCATCAACCGGCGGGTGCAACGCCGGGCTGATGGCTCCTGGCGCGACACCGCCGTCTACTCGGTGCTTGCCGACGAGTGGCCCGTCGTACAGGCAGGGCTGCAGAAACGCCTCGAGGGTTTCGCCGGCACGTCGGTCGAATACACCAACCCGCGCGCTCCCCGCCGCCGCGTCACCCCCGCCTGA
- the phnE gene encoding phosphonate ABC transporter, permease protein PhnE: MTTLTPTTGLVVPAKPRAWGRLTATIVVTLIVIVAFWSVDINWARLGSLPGEIVRYLWLMFSAPNWDKVGEALLQTWRSVQMAWVGTVIGLVISLPLSFLAARGFAPAPARGVLRLLFSLIRAVPEIIIAIAILSVTGLTPLTGALALAVNSVGTLGKWGYEAIEGVDPGPIEAVRAAGGSTPEVIRWGVWPQAMPDFVSFWLYRFEINVRASAILGLIGVGGIGDMLTSYTQYREWSTVGMLLLVVVVVTMSIDAVSGALRRRITEGASVRELDR, translated from the coding sequence ATGACCACTCTCACCCCCACCACGGGCCTGGTGGTGCCGGCCAAACCCCGTGCCTGGGGGCGGCTGACGGCCACCATCGTGGTGACCCTGATCGTGATCGTGGCATTCTGGTCGGTCGACATCAATTGGGCCCGGCTCGGCAGTCTGCCCGGCGAGATCGTGCGCTATCTCTGGCTGATGTTCTCCGCTCCCAACTGGGACAAGGTCGGCGAGGCCCTGCTCCAGACCTGGCGATCGGTTCAGATGGCCTGGGTGGGCACCGTGATCGGTCTGGTGATCTCGCTGCCACTGAGCTTCCTGGCCGCGCGCGGCTTTGCACCGGCGCCCGCCCGGGGTGTGCTGCGGCTGCTGTTCTCGCTGATCAGGGCGGTGCCGGAGATCATCATCGCCATCGCCATCCTCTCGGTGACCGGGCTCACCCCACTCACCGGGGCGTTGGCCCTGGCGGTGAACAGCGTCGGCACGCTGGGCAAGTGGGGCTACGAGGCCATCGAGGGTGTCGACCCCGGACCCATCGAGGCCGTGCGTGCCGCGGGCGGATCCACTCCGGAAGTCATCCGGTGGGGGGTATGGCCACAGGCGATGCCCGACTTTGTGTCGTTCTGGCTGTACAGGTTCGAGATCAACGTGCGGGCATCCGCGATTCTCGGCCTGATCGGTGTCGGCGGCATCGGCGACATGCTGACCTCGTACACTCAGTATCGCGAGTGGTCGACGGTGGGGATGCTGCTGCTTGTGGTGGTCGTCGTGACGATGAGCATCGACGCCGTGTCCGGGGCCCTGCGCCGACGCATAACCGAAGGAGCATCCGTTCGTGAGCTGGACCGGTAA
- a CDS encoding DMT family transporter, which translates to MSDVTTTRRPLVALQFLGMGVVWGASFLFMKIALEGVSFGQVAWSRLVLGGLTLGLIVMITRPRINNGPVLPREGVVWLHFLVIAFTGCVIPHLLFAWAEQYVSSSLASIYNAVTPIMTAVMVTAVFRVEKLARDQIVGVLVGIGGVIVIIAPWQYTALTGDLWGQLACLGAALCYGFTFGYTRKHLSGRPIAGTTFAFLNIGLAGAAMLLFTPVLAWQPVALTTPIVLSLVTLGALGTGLAYIWHINVLRAWGPTTTSTVTYVTPVVGVLLGVLILSETFSWHEPLGRSWF; encoded by the coding sequence GTGAGCGATGTTACGACGACCCGCAGACCCCTGGTCGCCCTGCAATTCCTGGGCATGGGCGTCGTCTGGGGTGCCAGCTTCCTGTTCATGAAAATCGCCCTCGAGGGGGTGAGTTTCGGCCAGGTGGCCTGGTCGCGCCTCGTGCTCGGTGGCCTCACGCTGGGCCTGATCGTGATGATCACCCGCCCGCGCATCAACAACGGCCCGGTGCTGCCACGGGAGGGCGTGGTCTGGCTGCACTTCCTGGTGATCGCGTTCACCGGATGCGTCATCCCGCACCTGCTCTTCGCCTGGGCCGAGCAGTACGTCTCGTCGAGCCTGGCCAGCATTTACAACGCCGTGACACCCATCATGACCGCCGTCATGGTCACCGCGGTCTTCCGGGTCGAGAAGCTCGCCCGCGACCAGATCGTCGGCGTGCTCGTCGGTATCGGCGGCGTGATCGTGATCATCGCGCCCTGGCAGTACACCGCGCTCACCGGCGACCTCTGGGGCCAGCTCGCCTGCCTCGGTGCGGCGCTCTGTTACGGCTTCACCTTCGGCTACACCCGCAAGCACCTCAGCGGTCGACCCATCGCCGGCACCACCTTCGCGTTCCTCAACATCGGCCTGGCCGGCGCGGCGATGCTGCTGTTCACGCCGGTCCTGGCCTGGCAGCCGGTGGCACTGACCACCCCGATCGTGCTGAGCCTGGTCACCCTGGGCGCGCTCGGCACGGGCTTGGCGTATATCTGGCACATCAACGTGCTGCGCGCCTGGGGCCCCACCACGACCTCCACGGTCACCTACGTCACACCGGTCGTGGGCGTGCTGCTCGGGGTGCTCATCCTTTCCGAGACTTTTTCCTGGCACGAGCCGCTCGGGCGCTCCTGGTTCTGA
- a CDS encoding amino acid deaminase, protein MMFEQIARDAAADRFEHWALSTVIDENVLSPVISRAQFDTLHAAAGLSATWPIGNAGLLHVYGYLLSTVHTPFGLKGDRWREGELAARLGLAPDAFVLESAEAAGQTVLERVTDTALPHLAHPSAELGDVLVIDDEVPEPDASAAGARAGTVFRTTVVSVPEHSGAALIYGVHDAGRMRLITAFPLATATPESLDALAADPPRMRYNAALAALPPRTPLRRRP, encoded by the coding sequence ATGATGTTCGAGCAGATCGCCAGGGATGCCGCCGCCGACCGCTTCGAGCACTGGGCGCTGTCCACGGTGATCGACGAGAACGTGCTGTCACCGGTCATCTCCCGGGCCCAGTTCGACACGCTGCACGCGGCGGCGGGACTCTCGGCGACCTGGCCGATCGGCAACGCGGGTCTGCTGCACGTCTACGGCTATCTGCTGTCGACAGTGCACACGCCGTTCGGTCTGAAGGGCGACCGGTGGCGGGAGGGTGAGCTGGCCGCCCGGCTGGGGCTGGCGCCCGATGCGTTTGTGCTCGAGTCTGCCGAGGCGGCGGGACAGACGGTGCTCGAGAGGGTGACGGATACCGCGCTGCCGCATCTGGCGCATCCGTCGGCCGAGCTCGGCGACGTTCTGGTGATCGACGACGAGGTGCCCGAGCCGGACGCCTCGGCTGCGGGAGCCCGAGCGGGCACGGTCTTTCGCACCACGGTGGTGAGCGTGCCAGAGCACTCCGGCGCTGCCCTGATCTATGGGGTGCACGACGCCGGGCGGATGCGCCTGATCACGGCGTTCCCACTGGCCACCGCGACCCCCGAATCCCTCGACGCCCTCGCGGCCGACCCGCCGCGGATGCGTTACAACGCCGCTCTGGCCGCGCTCCCGCCGCGCACCCCGCTTCGCCGCCGCCCCTGA
- the phnE gene encoding phosphonate ABC transporter, permease protein PhnE translates to MSTPVPLVLPPKPRGRWKPWLGLVVVLLITGITLSPQWGIAFSVDAIVRNWQNGADKVLALLSPDWSFFPRTIPPLVETLQMAVIATFVGAVVSLPLSLWAARLTNPNRYTRGLVKTVLNAVRSIPDLLYASVLVAMVGVGALPGIIALVLFNVGIIVKMVSESIEVNDAGPLEAGRAAGGTQLQINRAIALTDAWPAFVNQTLYVLELNVRASTVLGLVGAGGLGLLIDAVRTFYRYDQLSLIILEILVVVVVIDSVSAFIRKRLV, encoded by the coding sequence ATGAGCACGCCGGTACCGCTGGTTCTGCCGCCGAAGCCACGCGGACGCTGGAAACCCTGGCTGGGTCTGGTTGTTGTGCTGCTCATCACGGGGATCACACTGAGCCCGCAGTGGGGCATCGCCTTCAGCGTCGACGCGATCGTGCGCAACTGGCAGAACGGCGCCGACAAGGTTCTCGCGCTCCTGAGCCCGGACTGGTCGTTCTTCCCTCGCACCATCCCTCCGCTGGTGGAGACCCTGCAGATGGCGGTGATCGCCACCTTCGTCGGCGCCGTCGTGTCGCTGCCGCTCAGCCTTTGGGCGGCCCGGCTGACCAATCCGAACCGGTACACCCGCGGCCTGGTCAAGACGGTGCTGAACGCCGTGCGGTCCATTCCCGACCTGCTCTACGCATCCGTGCTGGTGGCGATGGTGGGTGTCGGCGCCCTGCCGGGCATCATCGCGTTGGTGCTGTTCAACGTGGGCATCATCGTGAAGATGGTGTCGGAGTCGATCGAGGTGAACGACGCCGGCCCGCTCGAAGCCGGCCGGGCCGCCGGCGGCACCCAGTTGCAGATCAACCGCGCCATCGCGCTCACGGATGCCTGGCCCGCGTTCGTCAACCAGACCCTCTACGTGCTCGAGCTCAATGTGCGCGCCTCCACCGTGCTCGGCCTGGTGGGCGCCGGCGGACTGGGCCTGCTCATCGATGCCGTGCGCACCTTCTACCGCTACGACCAGTTGTCGCTGATCATCCTCGAGATTCTCGTGGTGGTCGTCGTGATCGACTCGGTGAGCGCCTTCATCCGAAAGAGGCTGGTATGA
- a CDS encoding SDR family NAD(P)-dependent oxidoreductase: MSWNLRALPDQTGRTIVVTGANAGLGYFTSEQLASAGAHVVLACRNPAKAAAAAAAIRGRVPGASVSTLELDVSDLTSVRKAAARMLDLPQLHGLILNAGIVHPPTDRSVSLDGIELVLATNYTGHFLLTSLVLPALQRTPGSRVVALGSMISRLMDSSLDDLQLETTYNGWKAYAQSKIAMQAFGFELDRRLRAAGLGGPAGVQSLVSHPGYSISGLTPGIRGVNEVRRSKRFVDTLQGFIGAQGKDAGAWPTVRAAIDPAAVGGEYYGPRFLTRGAAARQRPTRTSLDRGIADHLFARTEDLVGEPFAL; the protein is encoded by the coding sequence GTGAGCTGGAATCTGCGGGCCCTGCCCGACCAGACCGGCCGCACCATCGTGGTCACCGGAGCCAACGCGGGCCTGGGGTACTTCACGAGCGAGCAACTCGCGAGCGCCGGTGCCCACGTGGTGCTCGCCTGCCGCAACCCGGCCAAGGCCGCCGCGGCCGCAGCGGCCATTCGCGGGCGGGTGCCCGGCGCCTCGGTCTCGACTCTCGAGCTGGACGTCTCCGACCTCACGTCGGTGCGCAAGGCCGCCGCACGGATGCTCGACCTCCCGCAGCTGCACGGCCTCATCCTCAACGCCGGCATCGTGCATCCGCCCACCGATCGCTCGGTGAGCCTGGACGGTATCGAACTGGTACTCGCCACGAACTACACGGGCCACTTCCTGCTCACCAGCCTGGTGCTGCCGGCGCTGCAGCGCACCCCCGGCAGCCGGGTGGTGGCGCTCGGGTCGATGATTTCCCGGCTGATGGACTCCTCGCTGGACGACCTGCAGTTGGAGACCACGTACAACGGCTGGAAGGCCTACGCGCAGTCCAAGATCGCGATGCAGGCCTTCGGTTTCGAACTCGACCGGCGCCTGCGTGCGGCGGGCCTGGGCGGTCCGGCCGGGGTGCAGAGCCTGGTCTCGCACCCCGGCTACTCGATTTCGGGGCTCACCCCCGGTATCCGCGGCGTCAACGAGGTACGCCGTTCCAAACGCTTCGTCGACACCCTGCAGGGCTTCATCGGCGCCCAGGGCAAGGATGCCGGAGCCTGGCCCACGGTGCGAGCGGCGATCGACCCCGCCGCCGTCGGCGGCGAGTACTACGGCCCGCGCTTCCTCACCCGCGGCGCCGCGGCCCGCCAACGCCCCACCCGCACCTCGCTGGACCGGGGCATTGCCGACCACCTCTTCGCCCGCACCGAGGACCTCGTGGGCGAGCCCTTCGCCCTCTGA
- the phnC gene encoding phosphonate ABC transporter ATP-binding protein — protein sequence MTDSHERAAAGVHTSAAAPWSIRMQDVTVRYPNGVVALKNVSLTIEAGEMVSVVGLSGSGKSSLIRTINGLVPIISGTLEVGGRHLETAHGRELRQLRGEIGMIFQGFNLARRASVLNNVLVGRLAHTPTWRTLLGLYRADDKQIAYEALNSVGILAKAYDRASTLSGGQQQRVAIARALTQQPKLVLADEPVASLDPPTAHGVMRDLRRINQDLGITVLTNLHLLDLARTYGTRLIGLRAGEVVYDGPAATASDAVFESIYGRSIQHEDVLG from the coding sequence ATGACCGACTCTCACGAGCGCGCGGCGGCCGGGGTGCACACCTCGGCCGCCGCGCCGTGGTCGATCCGGATGCAGGACGTCACGGTGCGTTACCCCAACGGGGTCGTCGCACTGAAGAATGTGTCGCTCACCATCGAGGCCGGCGAGATGGTCTCGGTGGTCGGGCTGTCCGGGTCGGGCAAAAGCAGCCTGATCCGCACCATCAACGGGCTCGTTCCGATCATCTCCGGCACCCTGGAGGTAGGCGGACGACACCTGGAGACCGCCCACGGACGGGAACTGCGCCAGCTGCGCGGCGAGATCGGCATGATCTTCCAGGGCTTCAACCTGGCCCGCCGCGCCAGCGTGCTGAACAACGTTCTGGTGGGCCGACTCGCTCACACGCCCACCTGGCGCACCCTGCTCGGGCTGTACCGGGCGGACGACAAGCAGATTGCTTACGAGGCATTGAACAGCGTCGGTATTCTCGCCAAAGCATATGACCGCGCCTCCACCCTTTCGGGCGGCCAGCAGCAGCGGGTCGCCATCGCGCGCGCGCTGACCCAACAGCCCAAACTGGTGCTCGCCGACGAACCCGTCGCCAGCCTCGACCCGCCCACCGCCCACGGTGTGATGCGGGACCTGCGCCGGATCAACCAGGACCTCGGCATCACGGTGCTCACCAACCTGCACCTGCTCGATCTGGCCCGCACATATGGCACCCGGCTGATCGGCCTGCGCGCCGGCGAGGTCGTCTACGACGGCCCGGCCGCCACGGCGTCCGACGCCGTGTTCGAAAGCATCTATGGCCGGTCGATCCAGCACGAGGATGTGCTCGGCTGA
- a CDS encoding HAD family hydrolase: MLSRDRVLVFDFDGTVSLGHGPIRSYARFIAAGLPAGLAVEFLGRFEAGLSDTPVDPDGHTRPIDGYDLVRLLAQRYDVTANARSAAYLASRRELATHAAPVTSPAGLADFLAEARPSAYLVLATNAPAIRIDEALSALGLAGAFDAVHTSVGKPAGFAPLLDNLLAVLPVGAPTAHLTSIGDVWENDLDPAHRLGATTALVGATPPAAATPTYRADHLHELYPALRAWLESDVPPAPAHPTSTTAFPTEKADQ; the protein is encoded by the coding sequence GTGCTTTCTCGCGATCGGGTGTTGGTCTTCGACTTCGACGGGACCGTTTCCCTCGGGCACGGACCGATTCGCTCGTACGCGCGATTCATCGCCGCAGGGCTGCCGGCCGGCTTGGCCGTGGAGTTTCTCGGCCGCTTCGAAGCCGGCCTCTCCGACACGCCTGTCGACCCCGATGGGCACACTCGGCCGATCGACGGGTACGACCTGGTGCGGCTTCTGGCTCAGCGGTACGACGTGACGGCGAACGCCCGGAGTGCGGCCTACCTGGCCAGCCGACGGGAGCTCGCCACCCACGCGGCCCCGGTCACCTCGCCCGCCGGCCTGGCCGATTTCCTCGCCGAGGCCCGCCCGAGCGCCTACCTTGTTCTGGCAACGAATGCCCCCGCCATCCGCATCGACGAAGCGCTCTCCGCGCTCGGTCTGGCCGGAGCCTTCGATGCCGTGCACACCTCCGTGGGCAAACCGGCCGGCTTCGCCCCACTGTTGGACAACCTGCTGGCCGTGTTGCCCGTCGGAGCGCCCACCGCCCACCTCACCAGCATCGGCGACGTCTGGGAGAACGACCTCGACCCCGCCCACCGGCTCGGCGCCACCACCGCGCTCGTCGGTGCCACGCCCCCCGCCGCCGCCACCCCGACCTACCGGGCCGATCACCTGCACGAGCTGTATCCGGCGCTGCGGGCCTGGCTCGAATCCGACGTTCCTCCCGCACCCGCCCATCCCACTTCCACCACCGCATTCCCCACAGAAAAGGCTGACCAGTGA
- a CDS encoding chorismate mutase: MAVNEELPAGAGQDAINELQGIRQSIDNIDAALIHLLAERFKFTQSVGRLKAEHGLPPADPAREFLQIQRLRGLAEDARLDPAFAEKFLNFIIAEVIHHHEKIAGDSTGAARAAGATPQTPALTPDGATSAGSASPSTTA; encoded by the coding sequence ATGGCTGTAAACGAGGAATTGCCCGCCGGCGCGGGACAGGATGCGATCAACGAGTTGCAGGGCATTCGCCAGAGCATCGACAATATCGATGCCGCACTCATCCACCTGTTGGCTGAGCGGTTCAAGTTCACCCAGAGCGTGGGGCGGCTGAAGGCCGAGCACGGCCTGCCGCCGGCGGACCCGGCCCGCGAGTTCCTGCAGATCCAGCGGCTGCGGGGCCTGGCCGAGGACGCCAGGCTCGACCCGGCGTTCGCCGAGAAGTTCCTCAACTTCATCATCGCCGAAGTCATCCACCACCACGAGAAGATCGCCGGTGACTCGACAGGCGCGGCCCGCGCGGCCGGCGCGACGCCACAGACTCCCGCCCTGACACCGGATGGCGCTACCTCCGCCGGCTCGGCGTCGCCCAGCACCACAGCGTGA